A window of Castanea sativa cultivar Marrone di Chiusa Pesio chromosome 1, ASM4071231v1 contains these coding sequences:
- the LOC142623209 gene encoding large ribosomal subunit protein uL11c, whose product MASASFSTLHLTTPTTLSSSSSTTNNVQKLSSSLFSSPISISSFSSNPNNTFHFLNSKLVSPTPRRLSVIAMAPPKPGGKSKKVVGMIKLALEAGKATPAPPVGPALGSKGVNIMAFCKDYNARTADKAGYVIPVEITVYDDKSFTFILKTPPASVLLLKAAGVEKGSKDPKMEKVGKVTIEQLRTIAAEKLPDLNCTTIESAMRVIAGTAANMGIDIDPPVLEPKKKVELV is encoded by the exons ATGGCTTCTGCTTCCTTCTCCACTCTTCATCTCACTACTCCAAcaaccctttcttcttcttcttccaccaCCAACAATGTTCAGaagctttcttcttctcttttctcttcaccCATCTCCATTTCCAGCTTCTCTTCAAACCCCAACAACACTTTCCATTTCCTCAACAGCAAACTTGTTTCTCCCACTCCAAGGCGTCTCTCTGTCATCGCCATGGCTCCTCCTAAGCCCGGTGGCAAATCCAAGAAAG TGGTGGGAATGATAAAGCTGGCTCTAGAGGCAGGGAAGGCGACACCGGCGCCGCCTGTGGGGCCGGCACTGGGTTCCAAGGGTGTAAATATCATGGCTTTCTGTAAGGACTACAATGCCAGGACAGCTGACAAGGCTGGTTATGTTATTCCTGTTGAAATTACTGTCTATGAT gatAAAAGCTTTACTTTCATTTTGAAGACACCCCCTGCTTCAGTTCTGCTCCTAAAAGCCGCAG GCGTAGAGAAAGGTTCTAAAGACCCAAAGATGGAGAAAGTAGGCAAGGTCACCATCGAGCAATTGCGCACAATTGCTGCTGAAAAGCTGCCAGACTTAAATTGCACAACTATTGAATCAGCAATGAGAGTTATAGCAGGGACCGCAGCTAACATGGGAATTGATATTGACCCTCCAGTTCTCGAACCCAAAAAGAAGGTGGAACTTGTGTAG
- the LOC142613251 gene encoding small ribosomal subunit protein eS19x-like: MEAARTVKDVSPHEFVKSYAAHLKRSGRVELPEWTDLVKTATFKELAPYDPDWYYIRAASMARKIYLRGGLGVGAFRRIYGGSKRNGSRPPHFCKSSGSIARHILQQLETMKIIEIDSKGGRKITSSGRRDLDQVAGRIALAH; the protein is encoded by the exons atggaggcAGCGAGAACCGTCAAAGACGTTTCCCCTCACGAGTTCGTCAAGTCCTACGCCGCTCACCTCAAACGCTCTGGCCGg gtcgAGCTCCCTGAATGGACTGATCTTGTCAAGACTGCAACATTTAAGGAGCTTGCTCCGTATGACCCTGATTGGTACTACATTAGAGCCG CTTCCATGGCAAGGAAGATCTACTTGAGGGGGGGTCTTGGTGTTGGTGCCTTCAGAAGGATCTATGGAGGAAGCAAGAGGAATGGCAGTCGCCCACCCCATTTCTGTAAAAGCAGTGGATCTATTGCTCGTCACATACTTCAGCAATTGGAGACAATGAAGATCATTGAGATCGACTCAAAGGG TGGGAGGAAAATCACATCCAGTGGCCGGCGAGATCTGGATCAAGTTGCTGGACGGATTGCACTAGCCCATTGA
- the LOC142623831 gene encoding brassinosteroid-responsive RING protein 1-like, producing MPTIINIRFLQGLLDQLKVTVMLALTRLGLLNPPEENESEDPACGLVLVIMDGLSPSLIPVQSLMVLIKKRVPVIEYNNFLERYGVMHDEDVDMECSVCLNCVERSHEIRELSNCYHVFHKECMDRWVDEGQVTCPLCRTMIFPAKVRKDNLDL from the coding sequence ATGCCAACAATCATAAACATCAGATTCTTACAAGGCCTGCTGGACCAGTTAAAGGTCACGGTTATGTTGGCACTCACACGTCTAGGTCTGCTCAATCCGCCAGAAGAAAATGAGAGTGAAGACCCTGCCTGTGGTTTAGTTCTTGTAATAATGGATGGTTTATCTCCATCGCTAATTCCAGTCCAAAGTCTAATGGTGTTGATCAAAAAGAGGGTTCCTGTGATAGAGTATAATAACTTTCTTGAAAGATATGGTGTAATGCATGATGAAGATGTGGATATGGAATGTTCTGTCTGCTTGAATTGCGTGGAGAGAAGCCATGAGATCAGAGAGCTGAGCAACTGTTACCATGTGTTTCACAAGGAATGTATGGATAGATGGGTGGATGAGGGGCAAGTGACCTGCCCATTGTGCAGAACTATGATATTTCCTGCTAAAGTCAGAAAGGATAATTTAGACTTGTAA
- the LOC142623837 gene encoding uncharacterized protein LOC142623837, giving the protein MITHKSAGKKLMQKYGSFYWSPCAAHCIDLMLENFSNRRYFPIIQETIQKAKKITKFIYNHDKVLSLMRSDFTNGRDLIRPAITRFATEFLSLQCLSKFKKELRQMFTCDQWVESRYARDVMGKEVAALVLEDKEFWLQCQQIVKISEPLVRVLRLVDGDEKPSMGCLYEAMDKAKENIKARLKNKISAYIPFTSVIDARWDKQLHSPLHAAGCYLNPGIFFRPSFKKQKEITKGLLSTITRLVPDPDEQDTLSSQIEAYKKALGDFGMPMAIRQREKLNPVQFGCEKAWSTFEFIHSKRRNRLEHKRLNDLVFVRYNLLLRERNIRRTKDYLDPISLDNIDLMDDWDDGDDDVVLTNANTHVYYGPDVDPFDGWE; this is encoded by the exons ATGATTACGCACAAGTCTGCAGGAAAGAAGTTAATGCAGAAATATGGGTCATTCTATTGGTCTCCTTGTGCAGCCCATTGCATTGATTTAATGTTGGAGAATTTTTCAAATAGGAGATACTTTCCTATCATTCAAGAAACTATTCAAAAGGCTAAAAAGATTACCAAATTCATATACAACCATGACAAGGTTTTATCTTTGATGAGAAGTGACTTCACTAATGGTAGGGATTTGATTCGTCCAGCCATCACAAGGTTTGCAACTGAGTTTTTAAGTCTTCAATGCTTGAGTAAGTTCAAGAAAGAACTTAGGCAAATGTTTACTTGTGATCAATGGGTTGAATCTCGATATGCTAGAGATGTCATGGGAAAGGAGGTGGCTGCACTTGTTTTGGAAGATAAAGAGTTTTGGCTACAATGTCAACAAATAGTGAAGATTAGTGAGCCTTTGGTTAGAGTACTTCGTCTTGTAGATGGGGATGAAAAACCATCAATGGGTTGCTTGTATGAGGCAATGGATAAAGCAAAGGAGAATATAAAAGCAAGGTTGAAGAATAAAATTTCTGCATATATACCATTTACTAGTGTCATTGATGCTAGGTGGGATAAACAACTCCATAGTCCATTACATGCAGCAGGTTGTTATCTTAACCCTGGAATTTTCTTTAGGCCTTCGTTTAAGAagcaaaaagaaattacaaaaggcCTACTTAGTACCATTACAAGGTTAGTTCCTGATCCTGATGAGCAAGATACTCTTAGTTCTCAAATTGAAGCATACAAAAAGGCTTTAGGTGACTTTGGAATGCCTATGGCAATCCGTCAACGTGAAAAACTAAATCCAg TGCAATTTGGTTGTGAAAAAGCTTGGAGCACATTTGAGTTTATCCATTCCAAGAGGAGAAATAGGCTTGAGCATAAACGTTTGAATGACTTAGTATTTGTTCgttataatttattgttacGAGAAAG GAACATTAGAAGGACAAAGGATTACTTGGATCCAATAAGCCTTGATAATATTGATTTGATGGATGATTGG gatgatggtgatgatgatgttgtGTTGACAAATGCTaatactcatgtatattatGGTCCTGATGTAGATCCTTTTGATGGATGGGAGTAG